From the genome of Deltaproteobacteria bacterium, one region includes:
- the secA gene encoding preprotein translocase subunit SecA, translating into MIGNFLKKMFGTSNERVLDRIAPVVRRINELEAKVTALPDDRLAAQTVEFKQRIENGEPLDSLLPEVFATVREASRRVLSMRHFDVQLVGGVVLHEGKIAEMRTGEGKTLVATLPIVLNALTGRGVHLITVNDYLAKRDADWMGTIYKFLGLSVGVIVHGMDDTERQASYRCDITYGTNNEYGFDYLRDNMKFRMEDMVQRELHYAIVDEVDSILVDEARTPLIISGPAEEATDKYIRVNSIIGYLKKDADYKVDEKARQVMLTEDAGIPKVERLIGVENLYDPHNIEILHHVNQALKAHVLFKRDVDYMVKDGEVVIVDEFTGRLMPGRRWSDGLHQAVEAKEGVKIENENQTLATITFQNYFRMFEKLAGMTGTADTEAAEFQQIYKLDVVVIPTNQPMIRTDFGDQIYRTEREKFNAVLEEVKQLYEDERPVLVGTVSIEKSEKLSALLSRHGIPHNVLNAKHHEKEAQIIAEAGQPGKVTIATNMAGRGVDIKLGSGVVDKGGLHIVGTERHESRRVDNQLRGRAGRQGDPGSSRFYLSLEDDLLRIFGSDRISPIMSKLGMEEGEPIEHNLINKAVENAQKKVEAHNFDIRKHLLEYDDVMNRQRTVVYDLRKEVLSGEDLRDMVMEMTEEVAEDLGQRFSDAKEHPEDWDLSALADAAQSQFGFRPAIPKEEVAKLTRDTLAVLVRQGAESAYANKEQEYGADAMRYLERMFLLSTIDALWKDHLLSMDHLKEGIGLRGYAQKDPLKEYQREGFDLFADLVFRIKAESLKRLYHVKVQREEEGRPVQHAPLAPRRVNLSRGDISKAGQTTQRHVKKKVGRNDPCPCGSGKKYKKCCGASGGGE; encoded by the coding sequence ATGATCGGAAATTTCCTCAAAAAAATGTTCGGCACCTCGAACGAGCGCGTCCTGGACCGGATCGCCCCCGTCGTCCGCCGCATCAACGAGCTTGAAGCGAAGGTGACGGCCCTCCCCGACGACCGGCTGGCGGCGCAGACGGTGGAGTTCAAGCAGCGGATCGAAAACGGGGAGCCGCTCGATTCCCTACTTCCGGAAGTGTTCGCCACCGTGAGGGAGGCATCCAGGCGCGTTCTGTCGATGCGGCACTTCGACGTCCAGCTCGTGGGCGGCGTCGTTCTCCACGAAGGAAAGATCGCCGAGATGCGGACGGGCGAGGGGAAGACGCTCGTCGCCACCCTGCCGATCGTCCTCAACGCACTCACCGGCCGCGGGGTGCACCTCATCACCGTCAACGACTACCTCGCGAAACGCGACGCGGACTGGATGGGCACGATATACAAGTTTCTCGGATTGTCGGTGGGCGTGATCGTCCACGGCATGGACGACACCGAGAGGCAGGCCTCCTACCGGTGCGACATCACCTACGGCACGAACAACGAATACGGCTTCGACTACCTGCGGGACAACATGAAATTCCGGATGGAGGACATGGTCCAGCGGGAGCTGCACTACGCGATCGTGGACGAGGTGGACTCGATCCTCGTCGACGAGGCGCGCACGCCGCTCATCATATCCGGCCCCGCGGAGGAGGCCACCGACAAGTACATCCGCGTGAATTCGATCATCGGGTACCTCAAAAAGGACGCCGACTACAAGGTGGACGAGAAGGCCCGGCAGGTCATGCTGACCGAGGATGCCGGGATCCCCAAGGTCGAGCGCCTGATCGGCGTGGAGAACCTCTACGATCCGCACAACATCGAGATTCTCCACCATGTAAACCAGGCCCTCAAGGCACACGTGCTGTTCAAGCGGGACGTCGACTACATGGTGAAGGACGGCGAGGTCGTCATCGTCGACGAGTTCACGGGGCGCCTCATGCCGGGACGCCGCTGGTCGGACGGGCTGCACCAGGCCGTGGAGGCAAAGGAAGGGGTCAAGATAGAGAACGAGAACCAGACTCTGGCCACCATCACCTTCCAGAACTACTTCCGCATGTTCGAGAAGCTGGCGGGGATGACGGGCACGGCGGACACCGAGGCCGCGGAGTTCCAGCAGATCTACAAGCTCGACGTGGTTGTTATCCCGACGAACCAGCCGATGATACGGACTGATTTCGGCGACCAGATCTACCGCACGGAACGGGAGAAGTTCAACGCTGTGCTGGAAGAGGTAAAGCAGCTCTACGAAGATGAGCGCCCGGTGCTCGTCGGGACGGTCTCCATCGAGAAATCGGAGAAGCTGTCCGCTCTCCTCTCCCGGCACGGAATCCCGCACAACGTGCTGAACGCGAAGCACCACGAGAAGGAAGCGCAGATCATCGCCGAGGCGGGACAGCCGGGAAAGGTGACGATCGCCACCAACATGGCGGGGCGAGGCGTCGATATCAAGCTGGGCTCCGGGGTGGTGGACAAGGGCGGCCTTCACATCGTCGGTACGGAGCGGCACGAGTCCCGGCGCGTGGACAACCAGCTCCGCGGACGCGCGGGGCGTCAGGGAGATCCAGGCTCGTCGCGGTTCTACCTGTCGCTGGAGGACGATCTTCTCCGGATCTTCGGGTCCGACCGGATCTCGCCGATCATGTCGAAGCTGGGGATGGAGGAGGGAGAGCCGATCGAGCACAACCTCATCAACAAGGCGGTGGAGAACGCACAGAAGAAGGTGGAGGCGCACAACTTCGACATCCGGAAGCACCTCCTCGAATACGACGACGTGATGAACAGGCAGCGGACCGTCGTCTACGACCTGCGGAAGGAGGTCCTCTCGGGCGAGGACCTGCGGGATATGGTAATGGAGATGACGGAGGAAGTGGCCGAGGACCTGGGCCAGCGGTTCTCCGACGCCAAGGAGCATCCCGAGGACTGGGACCTTTCCGCCCTCGCCGACGCGGCGCAATCGCAGTTCGGGTTCCGCCCCGCAATTCCGAAGGAGGAGGTCGCGAAGCTCACCCGGGATACGCTTGCCGTTCTCGTCCGGCAGGGCGCGGAAAGCGCCTATGCGAATAAGGAGCAGGAATACGGCGCGGACGCGATGCGCTATCTGGAGCGCATGTTCCTGCTCTCCACCATCGACGCGTTGTGGAAGGACCACCTCCTGTCGATGGACCACTTGAAGGAAGGCATCGGCCTGCGCGGGTACGCGCAGAAGGACCCCCTGAAGGAGTACCAGCGGGAAGGCTTCGACCTCTTCGCGGACCTTGTGTTCCGCATCAAGGCGGAGTCGTTGAAGCGCCTCTACCACGTTAAGGTTCAACGGGAGGAGGAGGGTAGGCCGGTACAGCATGCGCCGCTCGCCCCCCGCCGGGTCAACCTGTCCCGCGGAGACATCTCGAAGGCCGGCCAGACGACGCAGCGGCACGTCAAGAAAAAGGTGGGCCGGAACGATCCCTGCCCGTGCGGGTCCGGTAAGAAATACAAGAAGTGCTGCGGGGCGTCGGGAGGGGGCGAATGA
- a CDS encoding M23 family metallopeptidase, which translates to MRAPHDFHLRVGYGDRARDFRVGRTGLIATVAALGLLFVALTHFLYDYRENLSKLRDLRALRQRVSEQNLSLYDLHSKFESLETEVERLRAVDARVRSLASINRSLSPGTAGKTGRSSGVGGSETREASAEGRLDSLLDLRFEQLKKDVLVDVKDLEILCEELDSRRIVLESAPSLWPVRGVLSSGFGVRTSPFTETKVFHHGLDIIARPGAPVKAASGGRVVRSGYESLFGNLVVLDHGYGYRTLYAHLAERRVAVDEIVQKGDPVGTVGATGRTTGPHLHYEVHLNGLPVNPSRFLN; encoded by the coding sequence GTGCGCGCGCCGCACGATTTTCACTTGCGAGTCGGCTACGGGGATCGCGCCAGGGATTTCCGCGTGGGCCGCACCGGTCTCATAGCCACTGTCGCAGCGCTTGGGCTTCTGTTCGTCGCCCTTACGCATTTTCTTTACGACTATCGGGAAAACCTCTCGAAACTAAGGGATTTGAGAGCTCTCCGCCAGCGGGTGAGCGAGCAGAACCTCTCGCTCTACGACCTCCATTCGAAATTCGAAAGCCTGGAAACGGAGGTGGAGCGCCTTCGGGCGGTGGACGCAAGGGTGAGATCCCTTGCAAGCATCAACCGGTCGCTGAGTCCGGGAACCGCGGGGAAGACAGGCCGAAGTTCAGGGGTAGGCGGGAGCGAGACACGGGAGGCATCTGCGGAGGGCCGTCTCGACAGCCTGCTTGACCTTCGGTTCGAGCAGTTGAAAAAAGACGTGCTGGTGGATGTAAAGGACCTGGAAATCCTCTGCGAGGAACTGGACAGCCGGCGGATCGTCCTGGAGAGCGCTCCCTCCCTCTGGCCGGTGCGGGGAGTTTTGTCCTCGGGATTCGGGGTTCGCACCTCTCCGTTCACCGAGACGAAGGTGTTCCATCATGGGCTGGACATCATCGCCAGGCCCGGAGCGCCGGTAAAGGCGGCATCCGGGGGGAGGGTGGTGAGGAGCGGTTACGAGTCCCTGTTCGGCAATCTCGTCGTTCTGGACCATGGGTACGGGTACAGGACCCTGTACGCCCATCTTGCGGAGAGGCGTGTCGCCGTGGATGAAATAGTGCAGAAAGGGGATCCCGTCGGGACCGTGGGGGCGACCGGCCGGACGACCGGACCTCATCTCCACTACGAAGTCCACCTGAACGGGCTTCCGGTGAACCCGTCCCGATTCCTCAACTGA
- the tadA gene encoding Flp pilus assembly complex ATPase component TadA: protein MGKKRLGELLVESGLLTEENLTRALTEQRSRRGKLGEVIVALGMATEDEIAQTLSVQLGIPFIDLTQTPVEPQAIELINEKVSRKHLIIPVSIDQKDLLIAMADPLSFEAFEDVRFASGYTIKPAIATRTNILWAIDQHYHLGSSLDTIVKDIAEERFVEVVQERKEGDTKEAEDLRKKSEAAPIIRMVNLFVSEAVEKGASDIHVEPTRSELMIRNRIDGLLRKSLDLPKWVQGAVISRIKIMAKMDIAEKRLPQDGRIGVRVGAKTLDLRVSTMPTSYGEKVVIRILDSANSQIPLEAMGLTPEELIQIESLIRRPQGIMLVTGPTGSGKTTTLYGILNRIKSMEQNITTIEDPVEYEIAGINQVAIQEKIGMTFASTLRSMLRQDPDIIMVGEMRDLDTVSIAMQAALTGHFVLSTIHTNSCTATITRLRNLGAPSYLIASTINCIMAQRLVRVICPKCRVKYDPPEHDLVKIGFHRRKEKASFTFYRGEGCSACEGTGYKGRIGIYEILPFTQPIRDLVVSNAPESALRQQAIASGMLTLARGALEKVRAGVTTLQELFRVVETEEDFGTICPECHGVLGADFVMCPHCGHSLLATCASCRKTISPDWKFCPYCRNTVQKTAPQGRSFT, encoded by the coding sequence ATGGGCAAGAAACGATTGGGGGAACTGCTCGTCGAGTCAGGGCTGCTGACGGAAGAGAACCTGACTCGAGCGCTTACCGAACAACGTTCCCGGCGGGGCAAGCTCGGGGAAGTGATAGTCGCTCTCGGCATGGCCACAGAGGACGAGATCGCCCAGACCCTGTCCGTCCAACTGGGGATCCCTTTCATCGATCTGACCCAGACTCCGGTCGAGCCCCAGGCGATCGAGCTGATCAACGAAAAAGTCTCCCGCAAGCATCTGATCATTCCGGTGTCGATAGACCAGAAGGACCTCCTCATCGCGATGGCGGACCCGTTGAGTTTCGAGGCGTTCGAAGACGTGCGGTTCGCCTCCGGCTACACCATAAAGCCCGCCATAGCCACCCGGACCAACATCCTCTGGGCGATCGACCAGCATTATCATCTCGGCTCGTCGCTGGACACCATCGTCAAGGACATCGCCGAGGAGCGATTCGTAGAAGTAGTCCAGGAAAGGAAGGAAGGGGATACGAAGGAGGCCGAAGACCTCCGGAAGAAGAGCGAGGCCGCCCCCATCATCCGCATGGTGAACCTTTTCGTATCCGAGGCGGTGGAAAAGGGCGCATCCGACATCCACGTGGAGCCCACACGCTCCGAGCTCATGATCCGTAATCGCATCGACGGGCTTCTCCGGAAATCCCTCGATCTGCCGAAATGGGTGCAGGGCGCGGTGATCTCCCGTATCAAGATCATGGCCAAGATGGACATCGCCGAAAAGCGCCTCCCCCAGGACGGGCGGATCGGCGTCCGTGTGGGGGCCAAGACCCTCGACCTGCGCGTGTCGACGATGCCGACGAGCTACGGGGAGAAGGTCGTCATCCGGATCCTGGATTCCGCCAACTCGCAGATCCCGCTTGAAGCGATGGGGTTGACCCCCGAAGAGCTCATCCAGATCGAGAGCCTGATCCGAAGACCGCAGGGGATCATGCTCGTCACGGGCCCCACCGGGTCGGGAAAGACGACCACCCTCTACGGCATTCTCAACCGGATCAAGAGCATGGAACAGAACATAACGACCATCGAAGACCCGGTCGAGTACGAAATCGCGGGGATCAACCAGGTGGCTATCCAGGAGAAGATCGGGATGACGTTCGCGTCGACTCTCCGGTCGATGCTGCGGCAGGACCCGGACATCATCATGGTCGGCGAGATGCGCGACCTCGACACGGTGAGCATCGCCATGCAGGCCGCCCTGACGGGGCATTTCGTGCTTTCGACGATCCACACCAACAGCTGCACGGCCACCATCACGAGGCTGCGGAACCTGGGGGCCCCTTCGTACCTCATCGCCTCCACCATCAATTGCATCATGGCGCAGCGGCTGGTCAGGGTCATCTGCCCGAAGTGCCGCGTGAAGTACGATCCGCCCGAGCACGATCTCGTCAAAATAGGGTTCCACCGCAGGAAGGAAAAAGCGTCGTTCACCTTCTACCGCGGAGAGGGCTGCTCCGCATGCGAGGGTACGGGATACAAGGGACGCATCGGAATCTACGAGATCCTCCCCTTCACCCAGCCGATCCGGGACCTCGTGGTGTCCAACGCCCCGGAGAGCGCGTTGCGCCAGCAGGCCATCGCGTCGGGAATGCTGACGCTTGCCCGCGGCGCCCTCGAAAAGGTGCGGGCCGGTGTGACCACCCTTCAGGAATTGTTCCGCGTCGTGGAAACGGAAGAGGATTTCGGGACCATATGCCCCGAGTGTCACGGGGTGCTGGGCGCGGACTTCGTAATGTGCCCGCACTGCGGGCACTCCCTGCTGGCCACTTGCGCCTCCTGCAGGAAAACGATATCCCCGGACTGGAAGTTCTGCCCCTACTGCCGCAACACAGTCCAGAAAACGGCGCCGCAGGGGCGGTCCTTCACTTAA